A genomic stretch from Clostridia bacterium includes:
- a CDS encoding GNAT family N-acetyltransferase, whose protein sequence is MRKTFEAIEYKKEFEPLLLAFLKNCLPESGRKLDISGRHKYYLDIENYFRRFWCMFDGENIVGTVAVSELDKKSCELKSLYLLEWYHGLGYGRRLLEKAISFAKESGYEKMYLESLSKSKKALALYRKKGFVDTEKYNESEYTDVFMVLDLKKNCD, encoded by the coding sequence ATGAGAAAAACATTTGAAGCTATTGAATATAAAAAAGAATTTGAGCCGCTTCTTTTGGCCTTTTTAAAAAACTGCCTGCCCGAATCGGGAAGGAAGCTCGACATAAGCGGACGCCATAAGTATTATCTTGATATCGAGAATTATTTCAGGCGCTTCTGGTGCATGTTCGACGGTGAAAACATCGTCGGCACCGTCGCCGTGTCGGAATTAGACAAAAAGAGCTGCGAGCTTAAATCGCTTTACCTTTTGGAGTGGTATCACGGTTTGGGCTACGGCAGGCGGCTTTTAGAGAAGGCCATTTCATTTGCAAAAGAGAGCGGCTATGAAAAAATGTATCTCGAATCGCTTTCAAAAAGCAAAAAGGCTTTGGCGCTGTACAGAAAAAAGGGCTTTGTCGATACCGAGAAATACAACGAAAGCGAATATACAGACGTATTTATGGTCCTTGACCTTAAAAAGAATTGCGACTGA